A region of Natribaculum luteum DNA encodes the following proteins:
- a CDS encoding cupin domain-containing protein, whose protein sequence is MSDPEPLIRDSDEIEYESVDAADGLTKGVLIADEHGAPNFAIRRFTLEAGAEVPKHTNEVEHEQYVLAGKYVVGLEDEEYEVSAGDSLLIPAGTVHWYRNEGDEDGAFICAVPHGDDEIELLE, encoded by the coding sequence ATGTCCGATCCCGAACCGCTGATTCGCGACAGCGACGAAATCGAGTACGAGTCCGTCGACGCTGCCGACGGACTGACCAAGGGAGTCCTGATCGCCGACGAACACGGCGCACCGAACTTCGCGATTCGACGGTTCACGCTCGAGGCCGGCGCGGAGGTGCCAAAGCACACGAACGAGGTCGAACACGAACAGTACGTCCTCGCCGGCAAGTACGTCGTCGGGCTCGAAGACGAGGAGTACGAGGTGAGCGCGGGCGACTCGCTTCTGATCCCCGCCGGCACCGTCCACTGGTACCGCAACGAGGGCGACGAGGACGGCGCGTTCATCTGTGCCGTCCCCCACGGCGACGACGAGATCGAACTGCTCGAGTGA
- a CDS encoding cold-shock protein, translating to MAKGTVDFFNDTGGYGFISTEDADDDVFFHMEDIGGPDLEEGQELEFDIEQAPKGPRATNVERL from the coding sequence ATGGCGAAAGGAACCGTTGATTTCTTCAACGACACTGGCGGCTACGGATTCATCTCGACTGAGGACGCGGACGACGACGTGTTCTTCCACATGGAAGACATCGGCGGCCCGGATCTCGAAGAAGGACAGGAGCTCGAGTTCGACATCGAGCAGGCCCCCAAGGGCCCGCGCGCGACGAACGTCGAGCGCCTGTAA
- a CDS encoding ABC transporter permease encodes MWSVGSRALFRREVLRFVRRPKNTFMPPAITNVLYFAVFGVVLGGRIDQIAGFDYILFILPGLIVLGTISNAFENASFSIFHGRWNEYIHETLTSPLSYLEMVVAYVAASAVRGLIVGLIIAIVGRAFVPISVEHAVFLVATMVVIAALFAGFGIIGGLVARDFDDLTVMSQFILRPLVFFGAVFYSLEILAPIWRYVSLLNPMVYMVDSVRYGLLGYSDFLKLAPPAYAEVAPVLSLGILTALTAAVLAVDVYLFKIGYGLTD; translated from the coding sequence ATGTGGTCCGTCGGCTCTCGCGCGCTGTTTCGCCGCGAAGTACTGCGATTCGTCCGCCGGCCGAAGAACACGTTCATGCCGCCGGCGATCACGAACGTGCTCTACTTCGCCGTCTTCGGCGTCGTCCTCGGCGGCCGGATCGACCAGATCGCCGGCTTCGACTACATTCTGTTCATCCTCCCCGGGCTGATCGTCCTCGGGACGATCTCGAACGCCTTCGAGAACGCCTCGTTCTCCATCTTCCACGGACGGTGGAACGAGTACATCCACGAGACGCTCACTTCGCCGCTGTCGTACCTCGAGATGGTCGTCGCCTACGTGGCCGCAAGCGCCGTCCGGGGGTTGATCGTCGGCCTCATCATCGCCATCGTCGGACGCGCGTTCGTCCCCATCAGCGTCGAGCACGCGGTGTTTCTCGTGGCGACGATGGTCGTCATCGCCGCACTCTTCGCCGGGTTCGGGATCATCGGCGGGCTCGTGGCCCGGGACTTCGACGACCTCACCGTCATGAGCCAGTTCATCCTCCGGCCGCTGGTGTTCTTCGGTGCGGTGTTTTACTCCCTCGAGATCCTCGCCCCGATCTGGCGGTACGTCTCCCTGTTGAACCCGATGGTCTACATGGTCGACAGCGTCCGGTACGGCCTCCTGGGGTACTCCGACTTCCTCAAGCTCGCTCCGCCGGCGTACGCCGAGGTGGCTCCGGTCCTCTCACTCGGCATCCTCACGGCGCTCACCGCCGCCGTCCTCGCGGTCGACGTCTACCTGTTCAAGATCGGGTACGGCTTAACCGACTAA
- a CDS encoding ABC transporter ATP-binding protein: MPPAIETEDLVKEYGELRALSGLSLTVEEGEFFGLLGPNGAGKTTFINTLVGLVRKTGGEARVFGHDVESEYQQARDAIGLAPQEFNVDRFFPIREVLMHKAGYHGVSKDEAARRADDALRRVGIYDKRNERFDWLSGGMKRRLLLARALVTEPDLLILDEPTAGVDVQLRHDLWELVTELNEEGTTILLTTHYIEEAERLCDRVAIMNEGQKVTVATPEELKERGTDTIHLGLEPTPTTTPDLGSYAHEATLSGDHLEVRVDDGGRATPRLLNDIEAAGYEVVDLEISRTSLEEIFVDLTKREDRTVTRSSASESDDEERERVEGVA; encoded by the coding sequence ATGCCACCAGCCATCGAGACGGAAGACCTCGTCAAGGAGTACGGCGAGCTTCGTGCGCTTTCGGGGCTGTCGCTGACCGTCGAAGAGGGAGAGTTCTTCGGCTTGCTCGGCCCGAACGGGGCGGGCAAGACGACGTTCATCAACACCCTCGTCGGGCTGGTCCGCAAGACCGGCGGCGAGGCGCGCGTGTTCGGTCACGACGTCGAGTCGGAGTACCAGCAGGCCAGAGACGCGATCGGGCTCGCGCCACAGGAGTTCAACGTCGACCGGTTCTTCCCGATTCGAGAGGTGTTGATGCACAAGGCCGGCTACCACGGCGTGTCGAAGGACGAAGCCGCACGGCGGGCCGACGACGCCCTCAGGCGTGTCGGCATCTACGACAAACGCAACGAGCGCTTCGACTGGCTCTCGGGCGGGATGAAACGCCGGCTGCTACTCGCCCGCGCGCTCGTGACCGAGCCCGATCTGCTGATCTTGGACGAGCCGACGGCGGGCGTCGACGTCCAGCTCCGCCACGACCTCTGGGAGCTCGTCACCGAACTCAACGAGGAGGGGACGACGATCCTGCTGACGACCCACTACATCGAGGAGGCCGAACGGCTGTGTGATCGCGTGGCGATCATGAACGAAGGGCAAAAGGTGACGGTCGCGACGCCCGAGGAGCTGAAAGAACGGGGAACCGACACGATCCACCTCGGTCTCGAGCCGACGCCGACGACCACGCCGGACCTGGGCTCGTACGCACACGAGGCGACCCTCTCGGGCGACCACCTCGAGGTCAGAGTCGACGACGGCGGTCGGGCGACGCCGCGACTGCTCAACGACATCGAGGCGGCGGGCTACGAGGTGGTCGACCTCGAAATCTCGCGCACCTCGCTCGAGGAGATCTTCGTCGACCTGACGAAACGGGAGGATCGGACGGTGACGCGGTCGTCGGCCAGCGAGTCCGACGACGAGGAACGCGAGCGCGTGGAGGGGGTCGCCTGA
- a CDS encoding 2Fe-2S iron-sulfur cluster-binding protein, with product MPTVRFRDREIECETGRILRDVLLEADESPHNGWAQQFNCRGHGTCGTCAVAVDGEVSNRNATERRRLSVPPHDLEDGLRLACQTRVQGDVTVTKYGGFWGQHVDREAGDD from the coding sequence ATGCCAACAGTCAGGTTTCGCGACCGCGAGATCGAGTGCGAGACCGGCCGTATCCTCCGCGACGTCTTGCTCGAGGCCGACGAATCGCCGCACAACGGCTGGGCACAGCAGTTCAATTGCCGTGGACACGGTACCTGCGGGACGTGTGCGGTGGCCGTCGACGGCGAGGTGAGCAACCGGAACGCTACCGAGCGACGACGACTCTCCGTTCCGCCCCACGACCTCGAGGACGGACTGCGGCTGGCCTGCCAGACCCGCGTGCAAGGCGACGTCACCGTGACCAAATACGGCGGATTCTGGGGCCAGCACGTCGACAGGGAGGCTGGTGACGACTGA
- a CDS encoding metal-dependent hydrolase: MFQFTYPGGHAGFLVVATCTHALVGYTLGSYLFDRGRAGLLAAVVADVDLLIPAAWGLPLAHRGITHSALAVAVAVAVAARRDRPTAGAVGVGYASQLLIDATTPMGIPLAYPLSSTFVGVTLHGHSPEATALLWLCCLGVLFYRRAARSDRAVALETR; this comes from the coding sequence GTGTTTCAGTTCACGTATCCCGGCGGCCACGCCGGCTTTCTCGTCGTGGCGACCTGCACGCACGCGCTCGTCGGGTACACGCTCGGCTCGTATCTGTTCGATCGGGGGCGAGCGGGATTGCTCGCTGCCGTCGTCGCCGACGTGGATCTGCTGATTCCGGCGGCGTGGGGACTGCCGCTGGCTCACCGGGGGATCACCCACTCGGCACTCGCCGTCGCGGTCGCCGTCGCCGTTGCGGCCCGTCGAGACCGACCGACTGCCGGTGCCGTCGGTGTCGGTTACGCCTCTCAGCTACTCATCGACGCCACGACGCCGATGGGGATCCCGCTCGCGTACCCGCTCTCGTCTACGTTCGTCGGCGTCACGCTCCACGGACACTCACCGGAAGCGACGGCACTGCTGTGGCTCTGCTGTCTTGGCGTGCTCTTCTATCGCCGTGCCGCTCGCTCGGATCGCGCCGTCGCCCTCGAAACGCGATGA
- a CDS encoding RDD family protein: MERYPKPDVDDVAGVLDRRAEALLIDGLLVSVVVGALGYVAGTVLSESALGGLGGLLVALQFGAPLGLLLYQTGLEGYYGQTIGKRLRGLVVVREDGSRCTWGAAVVRNLLRVIDVLPIFYLVGIVSAYVSSNHQRLGDLVGKTLVVHTE, encoded by the coding sequence ATGGAAAGATACCCGAAACCAGATGTTGACGACGTCGCAGGTGTTCTCGACCGACGCGCAGAAGCATTGCTCATCGACGGCCTCCTCGTGAGCGTCGTCGTCGGGGCACTCGGCTACGTAGCGGGTACCGTCCTCTCCGAGAGCGCACTCGGCGGTTTGGGGGGGCTGCTCGTCGCCCTGCAGTTTGGCGCACCCCTTGGCTTGCTGCTCTATCAGACCGGTCTCGAGGGATACTACGGCCAGACGATCGGCAAACGTCTCCGGGGCCTCGTCGTCGTCAGAGAAGACGGCTCGAGGTGTACGTGGGGTGCCGCTGTCGTGCGGAATCTCCTCCGGGTGATCGACGTGCTCCCCATTTTCTACCTCGTCGGGATCGTTTCGGCCTACGTCTCGTCGAATCACCAGCGACTCGGCGACCTCGTGGGGAAGACGCTCGTCGTCCACACCGAGTGA
- a CDS encoding DUF7344 domain-containing protein, with amino-acid sequence MEPLTTSQEPRELTADTILELLANRRRRYLLYALREYDEPIELSKLAEQVAGWEHDVPPDEVAKNEYKSVYVSSVQCHVPKLADSGVVDHDESNHTVVLSDNFEQLQPYLQLVMLDEPQNSTLHTALQNSSSDGLIRQIRENVARLKP; translated from the coding sequence ATGGAACCCCTTACCACTAGTCAGGAGCCCAGAGAACTGACGGCGGATACGATCCTCGAGCTCCTCGCGAACCGTCGTCGACGATACCTCCTCTACGCCCTTCGGGAGTACGACGAGCCTATCGAACTCTCGAAGCTCGCCGAGCAGGTCGCTGGCTGGGAACACGACGTTCCCCCGGATGAAGTCGCCAAAAACGAGTACAAGAGCGTCTACGTCTCGTCCGTCCAGTGCCACGTCCCGAAACTCGCCGACTCGGGCGTCGTCGACCACGACGAGAGCAACCACACGGTCGTCCTCAGCGACAACTTCGAACAGTTGCAGCCGTACCTTCAGCTCGTGATGCTCGACGAACCACAGAACTCGACGCTCCACACCGCGCTCCAGAACAGCTCGAGCGACGGTCTCATCCGCCAGATCCGCGAGAACGTCGCCCGCCTCAAGCCCTGA
- a CDS encoding DUF192 domain-containing protein, translating to MDVKRAWSALSVVVVVVLVAFLLVQFGYLPAPWGEDRAEVRVVGDDGTTKAVVDADVADTWGERHTGLSEHDSLADGEGMLFVHSSEGDRRYVMREMDFDIDILFIGADGEITTIRHARAPGPDEDGEDLEYTGRGKWVLEVPRGYVDETGIEVGDEVQISYE from the coding sequence ATGGACGTCAAGCGCGCGTGGTCTGCTCTCTCGGTCGTGGTTGTCGTCGTTCTGGTGGCGTTTCTTCTCGTTCAGTTCGGTTATCTTCCGGCTCCGTGGGGGGAAGACCGTGCGGAGGTTCGGGTCGTCGGTGACGACGGGACGACGAAAGCGGTCGTCGACGCCGACGTCGCCGACACCTGGGGCGAACGCCACACCGGTCTGAGCGAGCACGACTCGCTCGCCGACGGCGAGGGGATGCTGTTCGTCCACTCGAGCGAGGGCGACCGCCGCTATGTCATGCGCGAGATGGACTTCGACATCGACATCCTGTTTATCGGAGCCGACGGCGAGATCACGACGATTCGCCACGCCCGCGCGCCGGGGCCCGACGAGGACGGCGAGGACCTCGAGTACACCGGACGCGGGAAGTGGGTGCTCGAGGTGCCTCGAGGCTACGTCGACGAGACCGGTATCGAGGTCGGCGACGAGGTGCAGATCTCCTACGAGTGA
- a CDS encoding ABC transporter ATP-binding protein — MSSVDWEQDDPFEEQRAEIENPMKRLFLAYGWGYKFQAVVGIFASVFARILDLLPPIMLAVAIDAVFRDEATYAEALPFASDFVASYVPGTQLGQFWLTVGVIAGAFFLGAVFHWVRNWGFNSFAQNIQHDVRTDTYDKMQRLNMDFFADKQTGEMMSILSNDVNRLERFLNDGMNSLFRLVVMVIGIGLILVAYNWQLALVALLPVPLIAGFTYLFVRIIQPKYAQVRSAVGKVNSRLENNLGGIQVIKASTTEDYESDRVEDVSMDYFDANWDAIETRIKFFPGLRVIAGIGFVVTFVVGGLWVFQGPPGPFTGELREGTFVAFVLYTQRFIWPMAQFGQIINMYQRARASSARIFGLMDEPSRVAEDPTATDLEITDGCVEYDDVTFGYDDEETIVEDVDFTVEGGETVALVGPTGAGKSTVLKLLLRMYDVDEGAIRIDGQDVRDVTLQSLREATGYVSQDTFLFYGTVEENVAYGTFDADREDVIEAAKMAEAHEFITNLPDGYDTEVGERGVKLSGGQRQRISIARAILTDPDVLILDEATSDVDTETEMLIQRSIDELAADRTTFAIAHRLSTIKDADTILVLEDGRIVERGTHEALLENDGLYAHLWGVQAGEIDELPEEFIERAQRRQARTEVGNDD, encoded by the coding sequence ATGAGTAGCGTCGACTGGGAGCAAGACGATCCGTTCGAGGAGCAGCGAGCGGAGATCGAGAACCCGATGAAACGGCTGTTCCTCGCGTACGGGTGGGGATACAAGTTTCAGGCGGTCGTCGGCATCTTCGCGAGCGTCTTCGCCCGGATTCTCGATCTGCTGCCACCGATCATGCTGGCGGTCGCGATCGACGCCGTCTTCCGCGACGAGGCGACGTACGCCGAGGCGCTCCCGTTCGCGAGCGACTTCGTCGCCTCGTATGTCCCCGGGACGCAACTGGGCCAGTTCTGGCTGACGGTTGGCGTCATCGCCGGTGCCTTCTTCCTCGGCGCGGTGTTTCACTGGGTTCGCAACTGGGGGTTCAACTCCTTCGCCCAGAACATCCAGCACGACGTCCGGACCGACACGTACGACAAGATGCAGCGGCTGAACATGGACTTCTTCGCCGACAAGCAGACCGGCGAGATGATGTCTATCCTCTCGAACGACGTCAACCGACTCGAGCGCTTTCTCAACGACGGGATGAACTCGCTGTTCCGACTGGTCGTCATGGTGATCGGCATCGGTCTCATCCTCGTCGCGTACAACTGGCAACTCGCGCTCGTCGCGCTGTTGCCGGTCCCGCTGATCGCCGGGTTCACGTACCTGTTCGTCAGGATCATCCAGCCGAAGTACGCTCAAGTTCGGTCTGCCGTCGGGAAGGTCAACTCGCGACTCGAGAACAACCTCGGCGGCATCCAGGTGATCAAAGCGAGCACCACCGAGGACTACGAGTCAGACCGCGTCGAGGACGTCTCGATGGACTACTTCGACGCCAACTGGGACGCGATCGAAACCCGGATCAAGTTCTTCCCGGGACTGCGGGTCATCGCCGGCATCGGGTTCGTCGTCACGTTCGTCGTCGGCGGTCTGTGGGTGTTCCAGGGGCCACCCGGCCCGTTCACGGGCGAACTCCGGGAGGGGACGTTCGTCGCGTTCGTCCTCTACACCCAGCGCTTTATCTGGCCGATGGCCCAGTTCGGACAGATCATCAACATGTACCAGCGCGCCCGCGCCTCGAGTGCGCGTATCTTTGGCCTGATGGACGAACCCAGCCGCGTCGCCGAGGACCCGACGGCGACCGACCTCGAGATCACGGACGGTTGCGTCGAGTACGACGACGTCACCTTCGGCTACGACGACGAGGAGACGATCGTCGAGGACGTCGACTTCACGGTCGAGGGCGGCGAGACGGTCGCGCTCGTCGGCCCGACGGGAGCGGGGAAGTCGACAGTCCTGAAGCTCCTCCTCCGGATGTACGACGTCGACGAGGGTGCGATTCGAATCGACGGCCAGGACGTCCGGGACGTCACCCTCCAGAGCCTGCGCGAGGCGACGGGGTACGTCAGCCAGGACACCTTCCTGTTTTACGGCACCGTCGAGGAGAACGTCGCCTACGGCACGTTCGACGCGGATCGCGAGGACGTAATCGAGGCCGCGAAGATGGCCGAGGCACACGAGTTCATCACGAACTTGCCCGACGGCTACGACACCGAGGTCGGCGAACGCGGCGTCAAGCTCTCAGGTGGGCAGCGCCAGCGCATCTCCATCGCGCGGGCGATACTCACGGACCCGGACGTCCTGATCCTCGACGAGGCGACAAGCGACGTCGACACGGAGACGGAGATGCTCATCCAGCGTTCGATCGACGAACTCGCCGCCGACCGGACGACGTTCGCCATCGCCCACCGGCTCTCGACGATCAAAGACGCCGACACGATTCTCGTCCTCGAGGACGGGCGAATCGTCGAGCGCGGCACCCACGAGGCGTTGCTCGAGAACGACGGGCTCTACGCCCACCTCTGGGGGGTACAGGCCGGAGAGATCGACGAACTCCCCGAAGAGTTCATCGAGCGGGCGCAACGTCGCCAGGCCCGGACAGAAGTCGGTAACGACGACTGA
- a CDS encoding DUF5789 family protein: MSDDSRELGVELGDLSGKLKDHEYPASQDELLEAYGDEELELAGETTTLEELIEPLNEDEYRTYGEVEQAIMNMVGDEAIGRKNYSDRTPPAPGEDRQDEGAPGQEGQRNQESF; this comes from the coding sequence ATGAGCGACGACAGCCGCGAGCTTGGCGTGGAGCTGGGCGACTTGAGCGGGAAGCTGAAAGACCACGAGTACCCGGCGAGCCAGGACGAACTGCTCGAGGCCTACGGCGACGAGGAGCTCGAACTGGCCGGAGAGACGACGACGCTCGAGGAACTCATCGAGCCGCTGAACGAAGACGAGTACAGAACGTACGGCGAGGTCGAACAGGCGATCATGAACATGGTCGGCGACGAGGCGATCGGTCGCAAGAACTACAGCGATCGGACGCCGCCCGCGCCGGGCGAAGACAGACAGGACGAGGGTGCACCTGGCCAGGAGGGACAGCGCAACCAGGAATCGTTCTGA
- a CDS encoding creatininase family protein gives MHLERATWTDVADLETNLAVLPVGSTEQHGPHAPLGTDALAAEAVAEAGADAFDGEVVVAPRISVGISEEHRQFPGTMWVSPDTFRAYVREAVDSLAAHGLDRVVLVNGHGGNIDALREVAGTITRHDDAYAVPFTWFEAVGDHSSDMGHGGPLETALVRAVHPDLVREERIEDAREGAADGWGEWVSYANLAYDSAEFTENGVVGDPAEGDAARGDELLELAAASLARLLEAVAQRDVSRPDRRPTDPDEAD, from the coding sequence ATGCACCTCGAGCGAGCCACCTGGACGGACGTCGCGGACCTCGAGACGAACCTCGCGGTGCTCCCGGTCGGGAGCACGGAACAGCACGGCCCCCACGCTCCGCTGGGCACCGACGCACTGGCCGCGGAAGCCGTCGCCGAGGCAGGCGCTGACGCCTTCGACGGCGAGGTCGTCGTCGCACCGCGGATCTCCGTGGGGATCTCCGAAGAGCACCGTCAGTTCCCCGGGACGATGTGGGTCTCGCCCGACACCTTCCGGGCGTACGTCCGCGAGGCCGTCGACAGCCTCGCCGCCCACGGCCTCGACCGGGTCGTCCTCGTCAACGGCCACGGGGGTAACATCGACGCCCTTCGCGAGGTCGCAGGGACGATCACGCGCCACGACGACGCCTACGCCGTCCCGTTCACCTGGTTCGAGGCCGTCGGCGACCACTCGAGCGACATGGGCCACGGCGGCCCACTCGAGACGGCGCTCGTGCGGGCCGTCCACCCCGACCTCGTCCGTGAGGAGCGAATCGAGGACGCACGCGAGGGCGCTGCCGACGGCTGGGGCGAGTGGGTAAGCTACGCGAACCTCGCGTACGATTCGGCCGAGTTTACGGAAAACGGCGTCGTCGGCGACCCCGCCGAGGGCGACGCGGCACGCGGCGACGAACTGCTCGAGCTGGCGGCGGCGTCGCTGGCGCGGCTGCTCGAGGCAGTCGCCCAGCGAGACGTCTCGCGGCCCGACCGGCGGCCAACTGACCCGGACGAGGCCGACTAG
- a CDS encoding DUF5790 family protein, which translates to MSQTALDDDELFGEAASEMRSDVESSLEEAWNALPEADDVWETDADNVLGVLNGLKTALDAGDAEAHLRDAKKWFTMGQRADAFDDADDLEEEIAAVEEAIGDISEASDQVGDLTSTIPALRGTLESAGPDDEDESDGDD; encoded by the coding sequence ATGAGCCAGACGGCGCTCGACGACGACGAACTGTTCGGCGAAGCGGCAAGCGAGATGCGATCGGACGTCGAATCCTCGCTCGAGGAAGCCTGGAACGCCCTCCCCGAAGCCGACGACGTCTGGGAGACCGACGCAGACAACGTGCTTGGCGTGCTCAACGGACTGAAGACGGCACTCGACGCCGGCGACGCCGAGGCGCACCTCCGCGACGCGAAAAAGTGGTTCACGATGGGCCAGCGCGCAGATGCCTTCGACGATGCCGACGACCTCGAGGAGGAGATCGCGGCGGTCGAGGAGGCCATCGGCGACATCTCCGAGGCGAGCGACCAGGTCGGCGACCTCACCTCGACGATTCCGGCACTCCGGGGAACGCTCGAGAGCGCCGGCCCCGACGACGAGGACGAATCCGACGGCGACGACTAG
- a CDS encoding dihydroneopterin aldolase family protein produces MDDTPTDAEVACFEAGIKFGSLYHQFAGTPVSPESAPSLETAMEESIENQPHCTEVSVDVKTDALAAALEDAAADYTELTGRFLEVEIVVEYEGQEVLTRMAMEDGYPLMQVVSVRGPDE; encoded by the coding sequence ATGGACGATACGCCGACCGACGCCGAAGTCGCCTGTTTCGAGGCGGGTATCAAGTTCGGATCGCTCTACCACCAGTTCGCCGGCACGCCCGTCTCGCCGGAGAGCGCCCCGAGCCTCGAGACGGCGATGGAGGAGTCGATCGAGAACCAGCCCCACTGTACCGAGGTCAGCGTCGACGTCAAAACCGACGCGCTGGCGGCGGCACTCGAGGACGCGGCCGCCGACTACACCGAGTTGACGGGTCGATTCCTCGAGGTCGAAATCGTCGTCGAGTATGAGGGACAGGAGGTCCTCACGCGGATGGCGATGGAGGACGGGTACCCGCTGATGCAGGTCGTTTCGGTTCGCGGCCCGGACGAGTAA
- the azf gene encoding NAD-dependent glucose-6-phosphate dehydrogenase Azf — MAQSVLLTGAVGRVGEAILADLGDEYEWRLLDRDPPTGDHPGEFVVADITDDEAVREAMEGIDAVIHLAGDPRPEAPWDSVLTNNIDGTQTVFEAAVDAGVEKVAFASSNHAVGAYETDERTPEMYRAHDEFRLDGTELPRPGNLYGVSKAAGETLGRYYHDEYGLSVVCVRIGNLTKGHPPIDYERGQAMWLSYRDCAHLFDRCVKADYDYEIVYGISDNDRKYYSLERAREVLDYDPQDNSAEH; from the coding sequence ATGGCACAGTCGGTCCTGCTCACCGGGGCTGTGGGGCGCGTCGGGGAGGCGATCCTCGCCGACCTCGGTGACGAGTACGAGTGGCGGTTGCTCGATCGCGACCCGCCGACGGGCGACCACCCGGGCGAGTTCGTCGTCGCCGACATCACCGACGACGAGGCGGTCCGCGAAGCGATGGAGGGTATCGACGCGGTGATCCACCTCGCCGGCGACCCCCGGCCGGAAGCGCCGTGGGACAGCGTCCTCACGAACAACATCGACGGCACGCAGACGGTCTTCGAGGCGGCGGTCGACGCCGGCGTCGAGAAAGTGGCCTTCGCCTCCTCGAACCACGCCGTCGGTGCGTACGAAACCGACGAGCGAACGCCCGAGATGTACCGCGCACACGACGAGTTCCGCCTCGACGGAACCGAACTTCCCCGGCCCGGCAACCTCTACGGCGTCTCGAAGGCCGCCGGGGAGACGCTCGGGCGCTACTACCACGACGAGTACGGACTCTCGGTCGTCTGCGTTCGCATCGGCAACCTCACGAAGGGACACCCGCCGATCGACTACGAGCGCGGGCAGGCGATGTGGCTCTCCTACCGCGACTGCGCGCACCTGTTCGATCGCTGCGTCAAGGCCGACTACGACTACGAGATCGTCTACGGCATCTCCGACAACGACCGGAAGTACTACTCGCTCGAGCGCGCTCGAGAGGTCCTCGACTACGACCCGCAGGACAACTCCGCCGAACACTGA
- a CDS encoding DUF309 domain-containing protein, with product MRDALRAGIAIYNDGYYHAAHDAWEARWLALESDTDDERLLHGLIQYTGAVYHARNRNWTGAVGLAESALEYLAGLPDAYRGVRLASVQAYLEVLATDPAVIDRRRPEPVGYEDEVPRLADLEVTETAIAAGVLAEEFGYDATPVEAAGKYALADLEAGRDDSRFITLLFDFVREDDDRGIVYDRLSGHVDRRRAKEEDVSGLF from the coding sequence ATGCGAGACGCGCTCCGGGCCGGGATCGCCATCTACAACGACGGCTACTACCACGCCGCCCACGACGCCTGGGAAGCACGCTGGCTCGCCCTCGAGTCCGACACCGACGACGAGCGCCTGCTCCACGGGCTGATCCAGTACACGGGGGCCGTCTACCACGCGCGCAATCGCAACTGGACGGGTGCCGTGGGCCTGGCCGAGAGCGCACTCGAGTATCTCGCGGGACTTCCAGACGCGTACCGTGGGGTTCGACTCGCCTCCGTCCAGGCGTACCTCGAGGTCCTCGCCACCGATCCAGCGGTGATCGACCGACGGCGACCGGAACCCGTCGGCTACGAGGACGAGGTTCCACGCCTCGCGGACCTCGAGGTCACAGAGACGGCGATCGCGGCCGGCGTCCTCGCCGAGGAGTTCGGCTACGACGCGACGCCGGTCGAGGCAGCCGGCAAGTACGCCCTGGCCGACCTCGAGGCGGGGCGAGACGACAGCCGATTCATCACGTTGCTGTTCGACTTCGTCCGCGAGGACGACGACCGCGGGATCGTCTACGATCGCCTCTCGGGACACGTCGACCGACGGAGAGCGAAAGAAGAGGACGTAAGCGGGCTGTTCTGA